GCTCGGCGATGTCCTTGCCGATGCCGTAGCTGCCGCCGAAGACGACCATGGTCTTGCCGGTCAGCAGCTCGCGGTAGGCCTCCTCGGAGACCTGCTCGGGCGCGGCCGTGGAGGCCAGCTGGAAGAGCTTGTCGGCGATGAAGACGTCGACGGGCTGGGTGACCTTCATGTTGTACTCGTCACCCGCGACGACGTGGATCGGCACGTCCGGCAGGTACTTGAGCACGACGGAGCAGTCGTCGGTGGCCTGGAAGTTGGGGTCACCGGCGGCGACCTCGTAGGCCCGCTTGATCGTGGACAGCTTGAAGGCCTGCGGCGTCTGGCCGCGGCGCAGCCGGGAGCGGTCCGGGATCTCGGTGATGAACTCGCCGTCCTCGCCGTGCGTGCGCGTGACGATGATGGTGTCGGCGGACGGGATGGCCACGTCGACGGCCTGGTAGCGCTCCAGCGCGACGACGCAGTCGTCGATGACGCGCTGCGAGAGCAGGGGGCGCACGGCGTCGTGGAAGAGGACGTTGGCGTCCTCGCCCTCGGCGAGGCCCTCGCCCAGCGCGGCGATGGCGCGCTCGGTGGTCTCGTTCCGCGTGGAGCCGCCCTCGATGACCTTCGAGACCTTCTGGAAGCCGGCCTTCGCGACGATCTTTTCGATGTCGGGCACGTACCCGGGCGCCATCAGCACGATGATGTCGTCGATCGAGTCCGTGTTCTCGAAGGTGGTCAGCGTGTGCTCGATGACTGCCTTGCCGGCGATCTTCAGCAGCTGCTTGGGGATCGACAGACCCACGCGCTGACCGGTGCCACCGGCCAGGATCACTGCGGTGGTACGGGGCTTGGCTATGTGCTGGGACACAGGTGACCTACCTTGGGGCGACAGGGAACTCGGAAATGGTCCCACTTGTGGTTACCGCGATGCAAGGTGAGCGACCTTCACCGCATATGTGCGCGCCACCTCTCATTCACCTGGCGACGCCGCTGATTGCGAGACGGTTGCGTGAACCCCGCGAAATGCGCTGTGAGTAACTGCACAGAAGCTCTGCGACAGCGGAGCCCCGCGGGGCGGCGGTGACCGAGGGCCCTCACGGGCTCCCTGGGACGATGTCCTGTGCACGGTACGCGCTTTGACGGCGCCCCGTGCACCACGGCCGCCGCCCGCCGGGGCGGTCACGGGGGCCGCTGTGGGCGGATCGCCCCTTCCCGGGGCGCGCGGCGGGACGCGTTCTTCATGCGGGCCGACCGCGAATACGGCGCTTGTGGCGGCCCATTGCGGCGGAATTCCCGGTTGCGATTGCGCAGCATTTCGGTCTCGGCGAGAGCAATACACCGCGAGACCGGGTCGGACTTCTCACACCTCTCGCACGTCCCGTACGGCGAAGAGCCCGGGACTCCGAGGAGTCCCGGGCTCACGCGCCCCGCGGGCCGGTCAGACGACCTCGACGCCCGGGCGGCCCGCCTCGACCCGCAGCCTCGCCAGCGTGCTCGGCGTCGAGGCCGGCTGCCGCACGGTGTCGACCACCCTCACCTGGGCGTCGATGCCGTCACGGCGGACGTCGAAGAGGTGGTAGCCGCGGTGGGCGTCGAGCAGCTTCCAGTGCGGGTTGTCCGGGCGCCGCGGGTCCCACTCCCGGTGGAAGGCGGCCTGGTCCTGGTCGCCGTTGCTGGAGATGGAGGTGCCGACGAACTCGGCGCCGACGACCCCGGAGTCCGGGTCGGCGTAGTCCTCCTTGAGGTCGCTGATCATCGTCAGGTGCCGGTCGCCCGAGAGCACCACCGGGTTGCGGACCTGCCGGAACTCCTCCATGAACGCGTTGCGTTCGGCCTGGTAGCCGTCCCAGGCGTCGTAGAACCAGAGCTTGCCCTCGCCGACCTTGAGGTCCGTCTCGGCCATCATGATCTGGGAGGCGATGAGGTTCCAGCGGGCGGGCGACTCCTGCAGCCCGTTCAGCAGCCACCGCTTCTGCCGGGCGCCCAGCATGGTCAGCGACGGGTCCTGGGCGCCGGCCTGGCTGGTGGCCTGGTCGCTGCGGTACTGGCGGGTGTCCAGGACGTTGAGCCGGGCCAGGCGGCCGAACTCCAGGCGGCGGTACATCCGGATGTGCGGGCCGTCCGGGACGGCGGTGGCACGGACCGGCATGTGTTCGTAGAAGGCCTGGTAGGCCGCGGTCAGCCGGGCCACGAACGCGTCGTGCGGCTGTTTGTCCGGGTCCTGCGGGATCTCGCCGGCGAAGTCGTTGTCCACCTCGTGGTCGTCGAAGGACACCACGAAGGGCGCGTGTCCGTGCATCGCCGCGAGGTCCGGGTCGGTCCGGTACTGCGCGTACCGGTTGCGGTACTGGACGAGGCTGAACGGCTCACCGGTGCCCTCGTGCCGCCGTACGCCCGTCGCCGAGGGCATGGACTCGTAGATGTAGTCGCCGACGAACACCACGACGTCCGGGTCCTGATCCAGCATGTCTGCGTATGGCGTGAAATAGCCGTGCTGCCAGTTCTGGCAGGAGGCGAGGGCCATGCGCAGGGAGCCACCGGAGCTGTGGGGGTGGGGCGCGGTACGGGTGCGGCCGACGGGCGAGAGCTGCCCGCTGGTGCGGAAGCGGTACCAGTAGCTACGGTCCGCGCGCAGCCCGCGTACGTCCACGTGAACGCTGTGCCCGTACTCGGGCCGGGCCTGCGCGATGCCCCCGCGGACGAGCTTTCTGAATCGGGGGTCCTCGGCGAGCTGCCACTCCACCGGCACCATCCGGTCGGGCATGCCGCCGCCGTTCAGCGGGTCCGGGGCCAGTCTGGTCCACAGCACGATGCCGTCCGGCAGCGGGTCGCCCGAGGCGACGCCGAGGCTGAACACACCGTCGGGCAACGGTGTCTCGGCCGCTCGGGCGGCGGCCGGGAGCCACAGCTGGGCGGAGGCCGCGGCGCCGAGCACCGCGGCGCCCGCACCGAGAAAGCGGCGTCGGTCGGGGGATACTGCTCCGGTCATCGGCTGACTCCCTTACCTCGCTGGCCACATGGACACGGGGAAGCTTCACGCTCGCGGGCGGTCCGCCCGCTGAACGCCGGGGTTCACGTACATGACAACTAAGCAGACAAAGAGAGACTCGCCGCCAGCATCGGAACAAGCCGTTGCCGGGGCGAGTCTGACAGGTGATCAGTGACGGGTCAGCGCGCGAAACCCCTGCCGAGGGAGGAGCCGCTCTTGTCCGTGCCGAGGGTGCCCGCGCCGAAGCTGACCGAGCCGGTGGCGGTGGGAGTGTTCACCGGGTTGGGGAACGCCCAGACTCCGCCGTCCCGGTTCTCACCGGTCGCGCCGGCGAACAGCTCGGCCCGGCCGTCGCCGTTGACGTCGAGCAGGCTGGTGTCGGCGCCGAAGAAGTCGTTCGGCTCCGCGGTGCCCGGGACGTTCCTGGTGTTCTGGCTGACGCTGTAGGCCCCGTCCCCGGTGAGCCCCTTCCTGCCGCCGCGCAGGACGGTGACCTGGCCGGCCGCGTAGACCTCCCCGAGGTCCTCGCTCGCGCTGCCGGTGGACACGTCCGCGTAGCCGTCGGCGTTGACGTCACCGACGGAGATGCCCCCGCCGAAACCGTCGGACCACTCCGAGCTCCCGGGCACACCCGGGGTGTCCTGCGTGAGGATCGTCGTACGGGAGGTGTCGGGGCCCTCGGCCGAGCCGTGCACCACGCCGATCTGGCCGCCCTTCAACAGCGGATCGTCGAGGTCGACTTCGCCGAAGCCGTCGTTCGGGCGGCCGATGACGAGGTCGGCGTACCCGTCCTTGTCCACGTCGCCGACGCCGAGGCTCTCGCCGCCGCGCATGCGCGTGCCGTCGGGGTTGTTCACCGGGGCGGGGGCGCTCAGCCCGTCGGGGGTGCCCCGCAGAAAGACCGCGCGCCGGTGCCGGTAGTCGGGGTCGTGCATGTCGTCGTCGCTGACGTCGTGGATGAGCGCGACCAGGTCCGTGATGCCGTCGTGGTCGACGTCCCCGGCCGCCACGTCGTCCGTGACGTACGCGGGCTCGATGGCCAGGGTCCGGCTCTTCGCGGCACCCGTGGTGCGGTCGAACGGCCCGGACAGCAGGCGGTTTCCGGTGGCGAGGTCCGGATGGCCGTCGCCGTCGAAGTCGCCGAGCGCCGGGGTCTCGGGGTCGACCGGGTCCTCCTCGGTGCCGGTGGCCACGGCCGTGCCGCCGGACAGGCCCTGCTTCCCGCCCCACAGCACGGCGAGCGTGCCGGCCGCCCTGACCTCTCCGACGCTCTCGCCCGGGGCGCCCACGACCAGATCGGCGTAGCCGTCGCCGTCCAGGTCACCGGCGGCGAGACCGTCGCCGTAGTCGTCGTTGGTCTCCGCGGCACCCGGTATGCCCGGGGTGTTCTGGCTGAGGACCTGCTTGTGGGTGAGGTCGAGGCCCTTGGACGAGCCGTACACGACAGCCACGTACCCGGCCTGGGCCTGACCGCCGACCTTTCCGCGCGGGGCGGCGACGGCCAGGTCCTGGTAGCCGTCGCCGTTGAAGTCGTCCTGGAGCTTGTCCGCCACGGACGGCGCGGCCGGCGCGGCCGGGACCGCGTGCGCGGCGGCCACCGGGGTGGTCACGGCCGCGACGACGGCGATCGCCGCGGCGACCGCTCGGCCGGCCCTGCGCTTGCTCATGGACTGAGGCACGTCAACTCCGTTGATCCGCTGGGAAGTTACGGCGCCGCGGGGAACAAGATCCCCACCGGCGCCACCCTGTACGACTCACCGGAGAACGACTTGGTTGCACCCAAGTCCGTTGCGTATGTGCTGTTTGTTGACTCAGAACGGCTCGAAGTCGTCGAACTCCTGCTGTGCCTCGTCCCGCTCGGCCTGCCGGTCCTTGCGGCGCTGCGCAGCCGGCCGCTCCCCCTCGAGGCGGTGGTCCTCGCCGCGCCGGCCGAGCATCTCGGCGCCGGCCGTCATGGACGGCTCCCAGTCGAAGACGACCGCGTTGTCCTCGGGGCCGATGGCGACGCCGTCGCCGCCCCGGGCGCCCGCCTTCAACAGCTCCTGCTCGACACCGAGCCGGTTGAGCCGGTCGGCGAGGTATCCGACGGCCTCGTCGTTGTTGAAGTCGGTCTGCCGCACCCAGCGCTCGGGCTTCTCGCCCCGCACCCGGAACAGGCCGTCGGCCTCCTGCGTCACGGTGAAGCCGGTGTCGTCCACGGCCTTGGGCCGGATCACGATCCGGGTCGCCTCTTCCTTCGGCTTCGCGGCCCGCGACTGCGCCACGAGCTCGGCGAGCGCGAAGGACAGCTCCTTCAGACCCATGTGCGCCACGGCCGAGACCTCGAACACGCGGTAGCCGCGCGCCTCCAGGTCGGGTCGCACCATCTCGGCCAGATCCTTGCCGTCCGGTACGTCGATCTTGTTCAGGACGACGATGCGCGGCCGCTTGTCCAGCCCGCCGTACTGCCGCAGCTCCTCCTCGATGATGTCGAGGTCGGAGACCGGGTCACGCTCGGACTCCAGCGTCGCGGTGTCGAGGACGTGCACGAGCACACTGCACCGCTCCACGTGCCGCAGGAACTCGAGCCCCAGGCCCTTGCCCTGGCTGGCCCCGGGGATCAGCCCGGGCACGTCGGCGATGGTGTACACCGTCGAACCGGCCGTAACGACACCGAGGTTGGGCACGAGCGTGGTGAAGGGGTAGTCGGCGATCTTCGGCTTGGCGGCGCTCAGCACCGAGATCAGCGACGACTTCCCCGCGCTCGGGTACCCGACGAGGGCCACGTCGGCGACCGTCTTCAGCTCCAGGACGACGTCCCGCAGGTCTCCCGGCTCGCCGAGCAGCGCGAACCCGGGCGCCTTGCGCCGGGCGGAGGCCAGCGCCGCGTTGCCGAGCCCGCCCCGGCCGCCCTGCGCGGCGACGTACGAGGTGCCGTGCCCGACCAGGTCGGCGAGGACGTTGCCCGCCTTGTCCAGCACGACCGTGCCGTCCGGCACCGGCAGGACCAGGTCCTGACCGTCCTTGCCCGAGCGGTTGCCGCCCTCGCCGGGCTTGCCGTTGGTGGCCTTGCGGTGCGGGGAGTGGTGGTAGTCGAGCAGCGTGGTGATCGACTGGTCGACGGTGAGGATCACGTCCCCGCCGCGCCCGCCGTTGCCGCCGTCCGGCCCGCCGAGGGGCTTGAATTTCTCACGGTGGACGGAGGCACAGCCGTGGCCTCCGTTACCCGCGGCGACGTGCAGCTCGACGCGGTCCACGAAGGTGGTCATGGTGTGTGCCTCCAGGTGCGTACGTATGTGTACGGGTTGTACGGGATTGCTCTCTGCGTAACACGCGAAAGGCGGACCCGCTTCCCGTGAGGGAAGTGAGGTCCGCCTCGCGAAAGCTTCCGATCAGGCGACCGGAACGATGTTCACGACCTTGCGGCCACGGTGGGTGCCGAACTGCACCGAACCGGCCTCGAGGGCGAACAGCGTGTCGTCGCCGCCACGGCCGACGCCGGAGCCCGGGTGGAAGTGGGTGCCACGCTGACGGACCAGGATCTCACCCGCGTTGACGACCTGACCGCCGAAGCGCTTCACGCCGAGCCGCTGGGCATTGGAGTCGCGACCGTTCCGGGTGGACGATGCGCCCTTCTTGTGTGCCATTTCTCCTCAGTCCCTTACTTCGCAGCCGTGGGGATCTCAGTGACCTTGATCGCCGTGTACTGCTGGCGGTGGCCCTGGCGACGGCGGTAACCGGTCTTGTTCTTGTAGCGCAGAATGTCGATCTTCTGGCCCTTGTGGTGGTCCACGACCTCGGCCTGGACCTTGATGCCGGCCAGCACCCACGGGTCGCTGGTCACGGCGTCGCCGTCGACAACGAGCAGGGTCGAGAGCTCGACCGAGTCGCCAACCTTGGCAGTGGAAATCTTGTCAACCTCAACGATGTCGCCGACAGCAACCTTGTGCTGGCGACCACCGCTGCGCACGATGGCGTACACGCGGAACTCACTCTCTCGCTCGGGAAACGGCACCCCCGCAGGCCAGCCGCCCGACTCAGCGAGCAGCCTCTCCTGGCGCCCGGCGCCCGGAGGATGAGGTTTACGGGGATGTAGGCGGGTCAGTCGACACGCCGACGGTCAAGGTTACGGGGCCGCGACCGAAGGGGTCAAACCGAGCCGGGCCCGCCACCTGTGCGACCGGTCACCTCGATCGCACAGGCGCAGTGGATCTCAGCCCTCGTCGGTGGAGGCCGAGACGGAGGACCCGGACGAGGCCGACTGCTCCGCCGCCACGGTCTTCTTCGACGCGGTCTTCTTGGCGGCCGTCTTGGTGGTCTTCGCCGCCTTCTTGGCCGTCGTCTTCTTGGCGGCGGTCTTCTTCGCCGCCGTCTTCTTGGTGGTGGCGGCCTTCTTCGCCGTGGCCTTCTTGGCCGTCTTGCGGGCCGTCTTCTTGGCGGGCGCCGGCTCAGCGGCGGCCTCCTCGGTGACGGCACCGTCCGACGCGGGCACCTGCGCGGCCTCCGCGGACGCCTCCGGAGCCCTCTCGGACGCGGACTCCTCCGGAGCCTCCTCGGACGCGGCCGACGGGACGACCACGACGGCCGTCTCCTCGGACGCCGTGGACACCGTGGGCTTGCGCACGGCGCGGCGGCGCGGACGGGCCGGGGCGGCGCTCTCCGCGGGCGCCTCGGCGACCGGCTCGGCGACCGGCTCGGCGGCCTCGGCCTGCTCCGCCGGCTCGGCGGGCGCGGTCTCGGCGACCGTCACCACGGTCGCCTCGGCCCCCGCCGGGGAACCGGCCGGAGCGGACACCTTGCGGGTGGCCCGGCGCCGGGTGCGGCCCTTGGGCGCGGCCTCCTCGACCGGAGCCGACTGCGCGGCCTGCGCGGCCTCGACCACCGGGTCCTCCACGGCCACGGGCTCGGCCTGCGCCTCGGCGGCCGGCTCCGGCTGCACCGGACGGGCGACCTCCTGCTCGGCGGTCACGTCCTGAGCCGTCGGCGCCTCGGCCTCGGCCTGCTCGGCCCGGCCCCTGCCGCGCCGGGCCTTGTCCCGGCCCTGCTCGGCGACCTCACCGCGCGGAGCGCCCGCCGGAGCCGACGCCCGCCGGCTCGCCCGGCGACGCGACCGCCCGCGGCCGGCCGCTGCCTCCGCCTCGGCGGCGCTGCTGTACAGCTCCTCGTCGGGCTCGAAGGACGGCGCGGGCAGCGCGAGGGGCTCGGCGGCCTCGGCCACGACCTCGGCCTCGGTCTCGGCCTCCTGCTCGGCGGTCTCGACGGCCGCCTCGTGCACATGCGGCAGCTCGGCGGCGCCGGCCCGCGCGCGCTTCTTGCGCTTGCCGCCGCCCCCGAGGGCCGTCGGCTGCTCCATGTGCACGATGACACCGCGTCCGTTGCAGTGGACGCAGGTCTCGGAGAAGGACTCCAGCAGCCCCTGCCCGACCCGCTTGCGGGTCATCTGCACGAGCCCCAGCGAGGTCACTTCCGCGACCTGGTGCTTCGTACGGTCCCGGCCCAGGCACTCCAGCAGGCGCCGCAGCACCAGGTCCCGGTTGGACTCCAGCACCATGTCGATGAAGTCGATGACGATGATGCCGCCGAGGTCGCGCAGCCGCAGCTGGCGGACGATCTCCTCGGCCGCCTCCAGGTTGTTCCTGGTGACGGTCTCCTCGAGGTTGCCGCCCTGGCCGGTGAACTTGCCGGTGTTGACGTCGACGACGACCATCGCCTCGGTCCGGTCGATCACCAGCGAACCGCCGCTGGGCAGCCACACCTTGCGGTCGAGGGCCTTGGCGAGCTGCTCGTCGATCCGGTACGTGGCGAAGACGTCGACCTCGGAGGTCCACTTCTGCAGCCGCTCGGCGAGGTCCGGCGCGACGTGCGAGACGTACCCGTGGATGGTCGACCAGGCCTCGTCGCCGCTGACGACGACCTTGGAGAAGTCCTCGTTGAAGATGTCGCGCACGACCCGGACGGTCATGTCCGGCTCTCCGTACAGCAGCGTCGGAGCGTTGCCGCTCTTGGCCTTCTTCTGGATGTCCTCCCACTGCTGCTGCAGCCGCTCGACATCCCTGCGCAGCTCGTCCTCGCTCGCGCCCTCGGCGGCGGTGCGCACGATGACGCCCGCGTCCTCGGGGACGATCTTCTTGAGGATGGTCTTCAGCCGGGCCCGCTCGGTGTCGGGCAGCTTGCGGCTGATGCCGGTCATGGAGCCCTCGGGCACGTACACGAGGTAGCGGCCCGGGAGGGAGACCTGGCTGGTCAGACGGGCGCCCTTGTGACCGATCGGGTCCTTCGTCACCTGGACGAGCACGGACTGGCCGGACTTCAGGGCGGACTCGATACGGCGCGGCCCGTGGGCCATGCCGAGCGCCTCGAAGTTGACCTCACCGGCGTACAGGACGGCGTTGCGGCCCTTGCCGATGTCGATGAAGGCGGCCTCCATCGACGGCAGCACGTTCTGCACCTTGCCGAGGTAGACGTTGCCGACGTACGAGGTCGCCTGCTCCTTGTTGACGTAGTGCTCGACGAGCACGTCGTCCTCGAGGACGCCGATCTGCGTGCGGTCGCCGTGCTGGCGGACGACCATGACACGCTCGACGGCCTCGCGGCGGGCCAGGAACTCGGCCTCGGTGATGATCGGCACGCGCCTGCGGCCCTGCTCGCGGCCTTCGCGACGGCGCTGCTTCTTGGCCTCCAGACGGGTCGAGCCCTTGATGGACTGCACCTCGTCGGACGGCTCGGCCTTGGGGCGGGGCTCGCGGACCTTGACGACCGTGCGCTCGGGGTCGTCGTCGGAGGACTCGGACTCGGTGCCGGAGTCACCGGCACGACGACGGCGGCGACGGCGCCGGCGGCTGCTGCTGGAGCCGCCCCCGCCGGACTCGTCGCGGTCGGTGGCGTCGTCGGAGTCCTCGTCGTCCTCGTCGGCGGAGTCCTCGGTGTCCTGCCCGTCGGCGGTCTGCTCGGACTCGGCGTCCGAGGCGTCGCCGCCCTCGCCGTCGGAGTCGGCGGACTCGCCACGCCGGCGGCGGCGACCGCCCCGGCGACGGCGGCGGCGCGAGCCGCTGCCCTCGGACTCGTCCTGGTCGTCGCCGTCGGCCTGGTCCTCGGCGGACTCGTCGGCCTCCTCCGCCTCGTCGGCGGACGTGTCGGCGGCGGCGGTCTCGGGGGCCTGGGTCTCGGGCTCGTCACCGGCGCCCCGGCGACGGCGCCGACGGCGCGAGCCGCCGGTCTGCTCCTCGCGCTGGGCCTCGGCCGGCGCGGACTCCTCGGCCTCCTGCGGCTCGACTGCCCCGGCAGCCTCGGCGGCGGCCGCGGCAGCGGCCCGCTCCGGGGTCTGGAACTGGGGCTCGGTGAAGACGGGCGCCTGGAACAACGCGACGGCGGGCCGCCTCGGACGCGACGCCGGCTCGCTCTCGCTCTCGGCCGCATCCCCGGTCGCCCGGGCGGCGGCCTTCGAGGCCCTCGCGCCCTTGGCGGGCTGGGCGGGCTCGGCGAAGCCACTGGCGGCCCGGCGCACCACGCGGCGACGGCGCCGCGGTCCGGCCTCTTCGGCCGTCTCGGCGGTTTCGTCGGCCGCGGTCTCGGCGGGGACGTCGGCGGCGCGGTCGGGCTCGGCGGCAGCGGTCTCGGAGGCGGTCGCCTCGGACGCGCGGGCGGGCTCGGCGGCGGGGTTCTCGGTCACAGGTGCCTTCGCCTCCTCGGCGTTGCCTTCCACCGCGTCCGCGGCGGAAGGCGCCCCGGCGGGCGCGGACGCCCGCCGCGAGGCACGCCGGCGAGTCCGACGCGGAGCAGCCTCTTCAGCGGCCTCGGCACCTTCGGCGGCGCCGTCGGCCACGGTCTCGGCCGCCTCCGCCGGAGCGGCGGCAGTCTCGGCCGTCTCCGCCGGAGCGGTGACGGTCTCGGCGGTCTCCGCCGGTGCGGTGACGGGCGAGGTCACGGTGCGGGTGGCGCGACGCCGGGTGCGCTTGGGAGCGGCGTCCTCGCTCCCCTCGGCGGACGCGGCGGGAGTGACGGCCTCGGCCGGCTCAGCTGCGGGGGTGACGGCCTCGGCCGCCTCGGAGACGGGGGCGGTCGCCGTGACCACGGTCTCGGCGGCCTCGGCCGCCTCCGGAGCGCCGGCAGGCGCGGAGGCACGGCGCACGGCGCGACGCCGCTTGGGCGGGGCGGGCGCGGCAGCCTCATCGCTCACGACGGGCTCGGCAGCCTTGTCGGCCTCGGCAGTGGCTTCCTGGACCTCGTCGGTCTCCACGACATCGGCCGCGAGATCCTCGGCCTCGGCGGCCGGTATGGCCGGCGCGACGGTCTCCACCGGCGCGTCGGAGGTGGCACCGGTGGGCGGTCCCGCCGGGCGGGACGCGGCACGCCGCCGCCGACGGGGCGGCAGGGTGTCGCTTGGAGTGTTCTGTTCGGAACCCTCTGTGGGTTCGGTCGGTTCGAGCATGCGGGCTTATCTCCCGTCAGGCTCCCGGGCGCCGCGCCTGGTCCGGCGATGCCGGTGACGTCCGCGGCGCGCGCTGTGCGCGTTCGCCGCCGTCCGGGGCGCGGGCGCCGCACGGGAGCTCTCTGTGTCCTGTCTCGCCGGTTCCGTACGCCGAATGCGCACGGCCTGGCGAAAGTCTTCTGGTCGGTGCGCTGCCCGACCCAGGTGGCTCCCGAGTCCGAGGGCGGCGCTACGACGTCCGTCCCTACGCGGGACCTTCCTTACGCCGACGCCGTCGCGGCGGCAGTCGGTTCGGCCGTTGAGTGGGCCTCGACTGCCTCGCGGTCGGGCGCGAGCGGGTCGGTCAC
The Streptomyces tuirus genome window above contains:
- a CDS encoding bifunctional cytidylyltransferase/SDR family oxidoreductase, whose translation is MSQHIAKPRTTAVILAGGTGQRVGLSIPKQLLKIAGKAVIEHTLTTFENTDSIDDIIVLMAPGYVPDIEKIVAKAGFQKVSKVIEGGSTRNETTERAIAALGEGLAEGEDANVLFHDAVRPLLSQRVIDDCVVALERYQAVDVAIPSADTIIVTRTHGEDGEFITEIPDRSRLRRGQTPQAFKLSTIKRAYEVAAGDPNFQATDDCSVVLKYLPDVPIHVVAGDEYNMKVTQPVDVFIADKLFQLASTAAPEQVSEEAYRELLTGKTMVVFGGSYGIGKDIAELAESYGAKVYALGRSTTGTHVENPEEVDDALSKAYAETGRIDYVVNTAGVLRIGKLAETDNATIEEALKVNYLAPVQIARSSYKYLSETKGQLLLYTSSSYTRGRAEYSLYSSTKAAMVNLTQALSDEWAGDGVRVNCINPERTATPMRTKAFGQEPAGSLLSSEAVARTSLDVLLSELTGHVIDVRQQDPTAGAARASGFEQALATVLDRQDGV
- a CDS encoding alkaline phosphatase D family protein, giving the protein MTGAVSPDRRRFLGAGAAVLGAAASAQLWLPAAARAAETPLPDGVFSLGVASGDPLPDGIVLWTRLAPDPLNGGGMPDRMVPVEWQLAEDPRFRKLVRGGIAQARPEYGHSVHVDVRGLRADRSYWYRFRTSGQLSPVGRTRTAPHPHSSGGSLRMALASCQNWQHGYFTPYADMLDQDPDVVVFVGDYIYESMPSATGVRRHEGTGEPFSLVQYRNRYAQYRTDPDLAAMHGHAPFVVSFDDHEVDNDFAGEIPQDPDKQPHDAFVARLTAAYQAFYEHMPVRATAVPDGPHIRMYRRLEFGRLARLNVLDTRQYRSDQATSQAGAQDPSLTMLGARQKRWLLNGLQESPARWNLIASQIMMAETDLKVGEGKLWFYDAWDGYQAERNAFMEEFRQVRNPVVLSGDRHLTMISDLKEDYADPDSGVVGAEFVGTSISSNGDQDQAAFHREWDPRRPDNPHWKLLDAHRGYHLFDVRRDGIDAQVRVVDTVRQPASTPSTLARLRVEAGRPGVEVV
- a CDS encoding FG-GAP-like repeat-containing protein; this encodes MSKRRAGRAVAAAIAVVAAVTTPVAAAHAVPAAPAAPSVADKLQDDFNGDGYQDLAVAAPRGKVGGQAQAGYVAVVYGSSKGLDLTHKQVLSQNTPGIPGAAETNDDYGDGLAAGDLDGDGYADLVVGAPGESVGEVRAAGTLAVLWGGKQGLSGGTAVATGTEEDPVDPETPALGDFDGDGHPDLATGNRLLSGPFDRTTGAAKSRTLAIEPAYVTDDVAAGDVDHDGITDLVALIHDVSDDDMHDPDYRHRRAVFLRGTPDGLSAPAPVNNPDGTRMRGGESLGVGDVDKDGYADLVIGRPNDGFGEVDLDDPLLKGGQIGVVHGSAEGPDTSRTTILTQDTPGVPGSSEWSDGFGGGISVGDVNADGYADVSTGSASEDLGEVYAAGQVTVLRGGRKGLTGDGAYSVSQNTRNVPGTAEPNDFFGADTSLLDVNGDGRAELFAGATGENRDGGVWAFPNPVNTPTATGSVSFGAGTLGTDKSGSSLGRGFAR
- the obgE gene encoding GTPase ObgE — encoded protein: MTTFVDRVELHVAAGNGGHGCASVHREKFKPLGGPDGGNGGRGGDVILTVDQSITTLLDYHHSPHRKATNGKPGEGGNRSGKDGQDLVLPVPDGTVVLDKAGNVLADLVGHGTSYVAAQGGRGGLGNAALASARRKAPGFALLGEPGDLRDVVLELKTVADVALVGYPSAGKSSLISVLSAAKPKIADYPFTTLVPNLGVVTAGSTVYTIADVPGLIPGASQGKGLGLEFLRHVERCSVLVHVLDTATLESERDPVSDLDIIEEELRQYGGLDKRPRIVVLNKIDVPDGKDLAEMVRPDLEARGYRVFEVSAVAHMGLKELSFALAELVAQSRAAKPKEEATRIVIRPKAVDDTGFTVTQEADGLFRVRGEKPERWVRQTDFNNDEAVGYLADRLNRLGVEQELLKAGARGGDGVAIGPEDNAVVFDWEPSMTAGAEMLGRRGEDHRLEGERPAAQRRKDRQAERDEAQQEFDDFEPF
- the rpmA gene encoding 50S ribosomal protein L27, encoding MAHKKGASSTRNGRDSNAQRLGVKRFGGQVVNAGEILVRQRGTHFHPGSGVGRGGDDTLFALEAGSVQFGTHRGRKVVNIVPVA
- the rplU gene encoding 50S ribosomal protein L21, encoding MYAIVRSGGRQHKVAVGDIVEVDKISTAKVGDSVELSTLLVVDGDAVTSDPWVLAGIKVQAEVVDHHKGQKIDILRYKNKTGYRRRQGHRQQYTAIKVTEIPTAAK
- a CDS encoding Rne/Rng family ribonuclease, yielding MLEPTEPTEGSEQNTPSDTLPPRRRRRAASRPAGPPTGATSDAPVETVAPAIPAAEAEDLAADVVETDEVQEATAEADKAAEPVVSDEAAAPAPPKRRRAVRRASAPAGAPEAAEAAETVVTATAPVSEAAEAVTPAAEPAEAVTPAASAEGSEDAAPKRTRRRATRTVTSPVTAPAETAETVTAPAETAETAAAPAEAAETVADGAAEGAEAAEEAAPRRTRRRASRRASAPAGAPSAADAVEGNAEEAKAPVTENPAAEPARASEATASETAAAEPDRAADVPAETAADETAETAEEAGPRRRRRVVRRAASGFAEPAQPAKGARASKAAARATGDAAESESEPASRPRRPAVALFQAPVFTEPQFQTPERAAAAAAAEAAGAVEPQEAEESAPAEAQREEQTGGSRRRRRRRGAGDEPETQAPETAAADTSADEAEEADESAEDQADGDDQDESEGSGSRRRRRRGGRRRRRGESADSDGEGGDASDAESEQTADGQDTEDSADEDDEDSDDATDRDESGGGGSSSSRRRRRRRRRAGDSGTESESSDDDPERTVVKVREPRPKAEPSDEVQSIKGSTRLEAKKQRRREGREQGRRRVPIITEAEFLARREAVERVMVVRQHGDRTQIGVLEDDVLVEHYVNKEQATSYVGNVYLGKVQNVLPSMEAAFIDIGKGRNAVLYAGEVNFEALGMAHGPRRIESALKSGQSVLVQVTKDPIGHKGARLTSQVSLPGRYLVYVPEGSMTGISRKLPDTERARLKTILKKIVPEDAGVIVRTAAEGASEDELRRDVERLQQQWEDIQKKAKSGNAPTLLYGEPDMTVRVVRDIFNEDFSKVVVSGDEAWSTIHGYVSHVAPDLAERLQKWTSEVDVFATYRIDEQLAKALDRKVWLPSGGSLVIDRTEAMVVVDVNTGKFTGQGGNLEETVTRNNLEAAEEIVRQLRLRDLGGIIVIDFIDMVLESNRDLVLRRLLECLGRDRTKHQVAEVTSLGLVQMTRKRVGQGLLESFSETCVHCNGRGVIVHMEQPTALGGGGKRKKRARAGAAELPHVHEAAVETAEQEAETEAEVVAEAAEPLALPAPSFEPDEELYSSAAEAEAAAGRGRSRRRASRRASAPAGAPRGEVAEQGRDKARRGRGRAEQAEAEAPTAQDVTAEQEVARPVQPEPAAEAQAEPVAVEDPVVEAAQAAQSAPVEEAAPKGRTRRRATRKVSAPAGSPAGAEATVVTVAETAPAEPAEQAEAAEPVAEPVAEAPAESAAPARPRRRAVRKPTVSTASEETAVVVVPSAASEEAPEESASERAPEASAEAAQVPASDGAVTEEAAAEPAPAKKTARKTAKKATAKKAATTKKTAAKKTAAKKTTAKKAAKTTKTAAKKTASKKTVAAEQSASSGSSVSASTDEG